The Grus americana isolate bGruAme1 chromosome 38, bGruAme1.mat, whole genome shotgun sequence genome includes a region encoding these proteins:
- the CCDC120 gene encoding coiled-coil domain-containing protein 120, translated as MEVRGHIIPPGTYSPAGAPAGRLQELRERQRGLRQALGLRLRELRRLCLQEAELTGKLPPEYPLEPGERPQPPPRRRAGGPPRGALPEATRAARREVAVQLQVVEAARRLAAAPGLPPEQRRRRQRLQAEAAQRLRQLRAQLGAAAHDQNGSLCDLPALENGALPKPPQSGTGRPSPPRAGSGSPDRRPPWGPDTPGRRSSLASPASPARTLPRSASSFEGRSVPATPVLARSPCGRGHPLCRPEVPGLPPRPWSGSQDSQLGGTPAPGPPPSAPRTRRSNSSEALIDWGGPPENLPDSARGRGGPPSAEQRRSQKWLALEGLRDWYLRHTGAPPAAPPGPRLPPPPPAPAWAPRRRDPPGLPHSLSYAGALAPRYGAPRVYRAPLF; from the exons ATGGAGGTGAGGGGCCACATCATCCCCCCGGGCACCTACAGCCCCGCAG GGGCGCCCGCCGGgcggctgcaggagctgcgggAGCGGCAGCGGGGGCTACGCCAGGCCCTGGGGCTGCGGCTGCGGGAGCTGCGGCgcctctgcctgcaggaggCC GAGCTGACGGGGAAGCTGCCCCCCGAGTACCCCCTGGAACCCGGCGAGAggccgcagccccccccgcgccgccgggccgggggtCCCCCCCGCGGAGCCCTCCCTGAG GCGACGCGGGCGGCTCGGCGGGAGGTGGCGGTTCAGCTACAGGTTGTTGAAGCCGCCCGACGACTGGCGGCTGCCCCTGGGCTGCCCCCCGAACaacgccgccgccgccagcgccTGCAGGCCGAAGCGGCCCAACGGCTCCGGCAGCTCCGGGCCCAGCTCGGGGCCGCCGCTCACG aTCAGAACGGGTCCCTCTGCGACCTGCCCGCGCTGGAGAACG GGGCCCTGCCGAAGCCCCCCCAGAGCGGAACCGGTCGCCCATCGCCCCCCCGGGCCGGATCCGGCAGCCCTGACCGCCGGCCGCCCTGGGGCCCCGACACCCCCGGCCGCCGCAGCTCCCTCGCCAGCCCCGCCAG CCCGGCACGGACCCTGCCCCGCAGCGCTTCCAGCTTCGAGGGCCGCAGCGTCCCGGCCACCCCCGTCCTGGCCCGCAGCCCCTGTGGGCGCGGGCACCCCCTCTGCCG tcccgaggtgccggggctgcccccccgGCCCTGGTCGGGCAGCCAAGACTCGCAGTTGGGGGGGACCCCGGCGCCCGGCCCCCCGCCGTCGGCTCCCCGTACCCGTCGCAGCAACAGCTCGGAAGCCTTGATCGACTGGGGGGGCCCCCCCGAAAACCTCCCCGATTCCGCCCGGGGTCGGGGGGGCCCCCCCTCGGCTGAGCAACGTCGCAGCCAGAAGTGGCTGGCGCTGGAGGGGCTGCGGGACTGGTACCTGCGGCACACGGGggcccccccggccgccccccccggcccccgcctgccaccgccccccccggctcccgccTGGGCCCCCCGTCGCCGCGACCCCCCCGGCCTGCCCCACTCGCTCAGCTACGCCGGGGCCCTGGCGCCCAGGTACGGGGCGCCCCGAGTGTACCGCGC